The following coding sequences lie in one Stenotrophomonas rhizophila genomic window:
- a CDS encoding EAL domain-containing protein, with product MNRARIIAATVLFALLGAFVPITALVYFTWSRATEAECVRLQLTAERTLLRANRAYEAGMLALRRLNQSPLEPCSAEHLHLMRALTLSTHSAEQVGYFEDGRLRCTSWGMMDGQVPEPRPDHVTADGAGITLGVRPIAGDGSPLIALHFGRYDILMDPARFVDVIADPNVRLAVASPDGRLMAQQDLLDQSLLQRLLRNPHSGMDSHTLYATAQDQEWLAIATAPRTDLLASFRQQFWQFIPLGVLGALAAIAAVVWLSRRRLSLRGELATAVRRREFHMHYQPIIELDTGICVGAESLVRWTRPDGSHVRPDLFIPLAEEHGLIDALTDQVIERVIDDMRELLVQDRSAHIAINLSAGDVSSGRALKVLAAKLAGTGIHPQQIWLEATERGFIDIQRARNTLAIARRTGHCVAIDDFGVGYSSLQYLQQLPLDALKIDKSFIDAIGTDSATSPVTSHIIDMAKTLGLFTVAEGIETPAQLAYLQARQVEFGQGWLFSRALPPEEFIAFHHQRLQQYGKARENFQNPNSAVE from the coding sequence TTGAACCGCGCCAGGATCATCGCCGCCACCGTGTTGTTCGCCCTGCTCGGCGCGTTCGTGCCGATCACTGCGCTGGTGTATTTCACCTGGAGCCGGGCCACCGAGGCCGAGTGCGTCCGCCTGCAGCTCACCGCCGAACGCACCCTGCTGCGCGCCAACCGGGCTTACGAAGCCGGCATGCTGGCCCTGCGCCGCCTCAACCAGAGCCCGCTGGAGCCCTGCTCGGCCGAGCACCTGCACCTGATGCGGGCGCTCACCCTGAGCACCCACTCGGCCGAACAGGTGGGCTACTTCGAGGACGGCCGCCTGCGGTGTACCTCGTGGGGCATGATGGACGGACAGGTGCCCGAGCCCCGGCCGGACCACGTCACCGCGGACGGCGCCGGTATCACCCTGGGGGTACGCCCGATTGCCGGCGATGGGTCGCCGCTGATCGCCCTGCATTTTGGTCGCTACGACATCCTGATGGACCCGGCCCGCTTCGTGGACGTCATCGCCGATCCCAACGTTCGGCTGGCCGTGGCCAGCCCCGACGGCCGCCTGATGGCCCAGCAGGACCTGCTCGACCAGTCCCTGCTGCAACGCCTGCTGCGCAACCCGCACAGCGGCATGGACAGCCACACCCTGTATGCCACCGCGCAGGACCAGGAGTGGCTGGCCATCGCCACCGCCCCGCGTACCGACCTGCTGGCCAGCTTCCGCCAGCAGTTCTGGCAGTTCATTCCGTTGGGCGTGCTCGGCGCGCTGGCGGCGATCGCTGCGGTGGTGTGGCTGTCGCGGCGGCGGTTGTCGCTGCGTGGCGAACTGGCCACGGCCGTGCGCCGCCGCGAATTCCACATGCACTACCAGCCCATCATCGAGCTGGACACCGGCATCTGCGTGGGTGCCGAGTCGCTGGTGCGCTGGACCCGGCCCGACGGCAGCCACGTACGCCCGGACCTGTTCATTCCCCTGGCCGAGGAACATGGCCTGATCGACGCGCTGACCGACCAGGTGATCGAGCGGGTCATCGATGACATGCGCGAGCTGCTGGTCCAGGACCGCAGCGCGCATATCGCCATCAACCTGTCGGCCGGCGATGTCAGCAGCGGGCGCGCCCTCAAGGTACTGGCGGCCAAGCTGGCCGGCACCGGCATCCACCCGCAGCAGATCTGGCTGGAGGCCACCGAACGGGGCTTCATCGACATCCAGCGCGCGCGCAACACGCTCGCCATCGCGCGGCGCACCGGGCACTGCGTAGCCATCGACGATTTCGGCGTGGGCTATTCCAGCCTGCAGTACCTGCAGCAGCTGCCACTGGATGCCCTGAAGATCGACAAGTCGTTCATCGATGCCATTGGCACCGACAGCGCCACCAGCCCGGTCACCTCGCACATCATCGACATGGCCAAGACCCTGGGCCTGTTCACCGTGGCCGAAGGCATCGAAACCCCCGCCCAGCTGGCCTATCTGCAGGCCCGCCAGGTGGAGTTCGGGCAAGGCTGGCTGTTCTCGCGTGCACTGCCCCCGGAGGAGTTCATCGCCTTCCACCACCAGCGCCTGCAGCAGTACGGCAAGGCCCGCGAGAACTTCCAGAACCCGAACAGCGCGGTGGAGTAG
- a CDS encoding polysaccharide deacetylase family protein produces the protein MRWMGLGLLGLAAAVQAAPDQRIALTIDDLPWQRLDERDDPELAQRHAQLLAALKAAQVPVVGFVNEIKLERDGQVQPARVQMLRDWRDAGFELGNHTRGHVDLHAIGLDAYEQDILRGEQTLRPLLAERGQTPRWFRHPYLRAGETPQQRAALAAFLDQHGYRIAPVTVDNSEWIWAFAYDHVRDTETDPVVREARLRQLRRGYVPYMLNKLDYYEDQSRQLLGRLPAQVWLMHANALNAASIDELIAATRRRGYTFITLAQALQDPAYAHADGYNGAGGISWIHRWAMAEGKPRSFYAGEPKVPRWVLELAGIADE, from the coding sequence TTGCGTTGGATGGGACTGGGACTGCTGGGACTTGCCGCTGCCGTGCAGGCCGCGCCGGACCAGCGCATTGCGCTGACCATCGACGACCTGCCCTGGCAGCGGCTGGATGAGCGCGACGATCCGGAGCTGGCACAACGCCACGCGCAGCTGCTCGCCGCGTTGAAGGCGGCGCAGGTGCCGGTGGTGGGGTTCGTCAACGAGATCAAGTTGGAGCGCGATGGCCAGGTGCAGCCGGCGCGGGTGCAGATGCTGCGCGACTGGCGGGACGCCGGGTTCGAACTGGGCAACCACACCCGTGGCCACGTGGACCTGCATGCGATCGGGCTGGACGCCTACGAACAGGACATCCTGCGTGGCGAACAGACCTTGCGCCCGTTGCTGGCCGAACGCGGGCAGACCCCGCGCTGGTTCCGCCATCCGTACCTGCGTGCCGGGGAGACGCCGCAGCAACGCGCTGCGCTGGCGGCCTTCCTGGACCAGCATGGGTATCGCATCGCGCCGGTCACGGTGGACAACAGTGAGTGGATCTGGGCGTTCGCCTACGACCATGTGCGCGACACCGAGACTGACCCGGTAGTGCGCGAGGCGCGGCTGCGCCAATTGCGGCGTGGCTATGTGCCCTACATGCTCAACAAGCTGGACTACTACGAAGACCAGTCGCGGCAACTGCTGGGCCGGTTGCCGGCGCAGGTGTGGTTGATGCATGCCAATGCGCTCAACGCGGCCAGCATCGACGAACTGATCGCCGCTACCCGTCGCCGGGGCTACACGTTCATCACCTTGGCGCAGGCGCTGCAGGATCCGGCGTATGCGCATGCCGACGGCTACAACGGTGCCGGCGGCATCAGCTGGATCCACCGTTGGGCAATGGCCGAGGGCAAACCGCGCAGCTTCTACGCGGGCGAGCCCAAGGTGCCGCGCTGGGTGCTGGAGTTGGCGGGTATTGCGGACGAGTAG
- a CDS encoding MFS transporter, which translates to MSGAGMSGEAGACALAAEPVAAERLPLSGLLALACAGFITILTEALPAGLLSPMSADLGVSRALVGQLVTIYAFGSLVTALPMTALTQRLPRRPLLLAAIAGFVVVNTITALTHHYAVMLVARFVAGISAGLLWSLVAGYASRMVAPRLQGRAIAVAMVGTPLALSLGIPAGTLLGQTIGWRWAFALMSLLSVGLLVWARLALPALAAPGAGARQTLGAVWRLPGMRAALLTMFLFVLAHNVLYTYIEPFAALSGAVAWLDRLLLVFGVAALAGIWITGLWVDRWLRVLVLASTAGFVLAALAFALWPASPWVLVLGTVVWGMAFGGVPTLFQTAVARRAGVAGDIAQSFVVTGWNLAIAIAGVVGGVMLETWGERWLPAVVLALLAATLVVVMRRPGAWGPSADR; encoded by the coding sequence ATGAGCGGCGCAGGCATGAGTGGCGAGGCCGGCGCGTGTGCGCTTGCCGCTGAGCCCGTAGCGGCCGAACGGTTGCCGCTGTCCGGGTTGCTGGCGCTGGCCTGCGCCGGCTTCATCACCATCCTCACCGAAGCCTTGCCGGCCGGGCTGCTGTCGCCGATGAGCGCCGATCTGGGCGTGAGCCGCGCGCTGGTGGGCCAGCTGGTAACCATCTATGCGTTCGGGTCGCTGGTGACCGCGTTGCCGATGACCGCCCTTACCCAGCGCCTGCCGCGGCGACCGCTGCTGCTGGCCGCGATCGCCGGTTTCGTGGTGGTCAATACGATTACAGCCCTGACCCACCACTACGCGGTGATGCTGGTGGCGCGCTTCGTCGCCGGTATCAGCGCGGGCTTGCTGTGGTCGTTGGTGGCCGGCTATGCCAGCCGTATGGTGGCGCCCCGGTTGCAGGGGCGCGCCATCGCGGTGGCGATGGTGGGTACGCCGTTGGCGTTGTCGCTGGGCATTCCCGCCGGCACCTTGCTCGGGCAGACCATCGGCTGGCGCTGGGCGTTCGCGCTGATGTCGCTGCTCAGTGTGGGCCTGCTGGTGTGGGCACGGCTGGCCTTGCCGGCGCTGGCGGCACCGGGCGCGGGCGCGCGGCAGACGCTGGGCGCGGTGTGGCGGCTGCCGGGCATGCGCGCGGCGCTGTTGACCATGTTCCTGTTCGTGCTGGCGCACAACGTGCTGTACACCTACATCGAACCGTTCGCGGCCTTGTCGGGCGCGGTGGCCTGGCTGGACCGGCTGCTGCTGGTGTTCGGTGTAGCCGCGCTGGCGGGCATCTGGATCACCGGGTTGTGGGTGGACCGCTGGCTGCGCGTGCTGGTCCTGGCCAGTACGGCCGGGTTCGTGCTGGCGGCGCTGGCCTTCGCGCTGTGGCCCGCATCGCCTTGGGTGCTGGTGCTGGGCACGGTGGTGTGGGGCATGGCGTTCGGCGGCGTACCCACCTTGTTCCAGACCGCCGTGGCGCGCCGCGCCGGGGTGGCCGGCGACATCGCGCAGTCGTTCGTGGTCACCGGCTGGAACCTGGCCATCGCCATCGCCGGGGTGGTGGGTGGGGTGATGCTGGAAACGTGGGGCGAGCGGTGGCTGCCGGCGGTGGTGCTGGCACTGTTGGCCGCCACGCTGGTGGTGGTGATGCGCCGGCCGGGGGCGTGGGGGCCCAGCGCGGATCGGTAA
- a CDS encoding NHL repeat-containing protein, whose protein sequence is MKRWQVMIGGVVAITAAALAWTFFDTPASAPVEQGPVPTPLAWQAQIDTLAGDGVGGLRDGAGAQARFADPYALAVDAHGVAYIADAGDNNRIRRVYPDGRVDTLAGTGEGWRDGPGVQAQFHTPSGIALDAAGNVYVADTGNHRIRRIGPDGVVSTLAGDGVAGFADGPAAQARFDAPMGVAVDATGRVYVADTYNDRIRVIEPDGTVRTAAGGEHPGNVDGFGAESRLDTPVALALDSHGNLLIADLYNNAIRRLSPDGMLRTQVANGSVMSGPLSVAVTHDDVLYVGDINGKVVQVSTQGHQVALAGVSPQPRFARPSGLALDAQGGVYLADAAAYRVHRLRPLDIGAVPAPALTGPAADAPLPVTGGRWPLAPQDGWHEVVGTLGEVRGNFTGESRHHLHGGFDIRGDVGQRVLAIADGKVDSAFASWSVGGQAEGLALGRLKYIHMQVGRDPRGQAFDPRWQQVLGLDGKLERVRVRRGTRFHVGEPLGSINRMAHVHLSVGASGFERNAVALGFVGYADAFAPRVTSVEVLDDQDLPIKAVGTAPVVVPRQGPGVQIVVEAWDQVDRNLPRRRLGAYQVGYQILDAQGQPLAGYEQPRFNIVFNRMPPQDSATVVAYAPDSGITVHGSAVTRFRYLVTNTVRDGLVETGRWRPDALPAGDYVIRASVRDYSGNEGVGARDLKITLL, encoded by the coding sequence ATGAAACGTTGGCAGGTAATGATCGGCGGGGTGGTGGCGATCACCGCTGCGGCACTGGCATGGACGTTTTTCGACACGCCTGCATCGGCGCCGGTTGAACAGGGCCCGGTACCCACGCCGCTGGCGTGGCAGGCGCAGATCGACACGCTGGCCGGCGATGGCGTGGGCGGCCTGCGCGATGGCGCGGGCGCACAGGCGCGCTTCGCCGACCCGTATGCGCTGGCGGTGGATGCGCACGGTGTGGCCTACATCGCCGATGCCGGCGACAACAATCGTATCCGCCGCGTGTATCCCGATGGGCGCGTGGATACGTTGGCCGGCACCGGTGAGGGGTGGCGCGATGGGCCCGGCGTGCAGGCACAGTTCCATACCCCGTCCGGCATCGCGCTGGATGCCGCGGGCAACGTGTACGTGGCCGATACCGGCAACCACCGCATCCGCCGGATCGGTCCCGATGGCGTGGTGAGCACGCTCGCCGGCGACGGGGTGGCGGGCTTTGCCGATGGGCCGGCCGCGCAGGCGCGGTTCGATGCGCCCATGGGCGTGGCCGTGGATGCCACCGGCCGCGTGTACGTGGCCGATACCTACAACGACCGCATCCGGGTGATCGAGCCGGACGGCACGGTGCGCACGGCAGCAGGCGGCGAGCACCCGGGCAACGTGGACGGCTTCGGGGCCGAATCGCGGCTGGATACGCCGGTGGCACTGGCGCTGGACAGCCACGGCAACCTGCTGATCGCCGACCTGTACAACAACGCCATCCGGCGACTGTCGCCGGACGGCATGCTGCGCACCCAGGTGGCCAACGGCAGCGTGATGAGCGGGCCGTTGTCGGTGGCCGTCACTCATGATGATGTGCTGTACGTGGGCGATATCAACGGCAAGGTGGTGCAGGTGTCCACCCAGGGCCACCAGGTGGCATTGGCGGGCGTTTCACCGCAGCCGCGCTTTGCGCGGCCCAGCGGGTTGGCGCTGGATGCGCAGGGCGGTGTCTATCTGGCCGATGCGGCGGCGTACCGCGTGCACCGGCTGCGTCCGCTGGACATCGGTGCGGTGCCGGCACCGGCGTTGACCGGTCCGGCCGCCGACGCGCCATTGCCGGTGACGGGCGGGCGCTGGCCGCTGGCCCCCCAGGACGGATGGCATGAAGTGGTGGGCACGCTGGGTGAGGTGCGCGGCAACTTCACCGGCGAGAGCCGCCATCACCTGCACGGTGGCTTCGACATCCGCGGCGATGTCGGCCAGCGCGTGCTGGCGATCGCCGACGGCAAGGTCGACAGCGCGTTTGCCAGCTGGTCGGTGGGCGGGCAGGCCGAAGGCCTGGCACTGGGTCGGCTCAAGTACATCCACATGCAGGTGGGGCGCGATCCGCGCGGCCAGGCGTTCGACCCCCGCTGGCAGCAGGTGCTGGGCCTGGACGGAAAGCTGGAACGGGTGCGCGTGCGTCGTGGCACGCGGTTCCATGTGGGTGAACCGCTGGGCAGCATCAACCGCATGGCACACGTGCATCTGAGCGTGGGGGCCAGTGGGTTCGAGCGCAACGCGGTGGCGCTGGGCTTTGTCGGCTACGCCGATGCGTTCGCACCGCGCGTCACCTCGGTGGAAGTGCTGGATGACCAGGATCTACCGATCAAGGCCGTGGGCACGGCGCCGGTGGTGGTGCCACGGCAGGGCCCGGGCGTGCAGATCGTGGTGGAAGCCTGGGACCAGGTGGATCGCAACCTGCCGCGGCGTCGCCTGGGCGCCTACCAGGTGGGGTACCAGATCCTGGATGCGCAGGGCCAGCCGCTGGCCGGTTACGAGCAGCCGCGCTTCAACATCGTGTTCAACCGCATGCCGCCCCAGGACAGTGCCACCGTGGTGGCCTACGCACCGGATAGCGGCATCACCGTGCATGGCAGTGCGGTCACGCGCTTCCGCTACCTGGTGACCAACACGGTGCGCGACGGACTGGTGGAAACCGGGCGCTGGCGGCCCGACGCGCTGCCCGCCGGCGACTACGTGATCCGGGCGAGCGTGCGCGACTACAGCGGCAACGAGGGCGTGGGCGCGCGCGACCTGAAGATCACGCTGCTGTAG
- a CDS encoding lytic transglycosylase domain-containing protein, giving the protein MNPTLPAALALLSMLLPWSASARTVYRCVRDNTVSLATAPEPGSKCTPQQIDDSAVQTPNLWGNMGIFSGTLYEREQDGALVYSTRNLPGSRVFLKFTVATPPGEPAHEGLGKVGTPQLNRHAKQFKAAAKATGVDDAWLRAIAHAESGFDAGAISPKGAQGVMQLMPDTATEWGVADPLSAEQSINGGARYMKALLKRYKGDRTLAAAAYNAGIGAVTRYKGVPPYAETLAYVEKVSALYQRYREAMGFKVETPAR; this is encoded by the coding sequence ATGAATCCGACCCTGCCTGCCGCGTTGGCCCTGTTGTCGATGCTGCTGCCGTGGTCGGCGTCGGCGCGCACGGTGTACCGCTGCGTGCGGGACAACACGGTGAGCCTGGCCACCGCCCCCGAGCCGGGGTCGAAGTGCACGCCGCAGCAGATCGATGACAGCGCCGTGCAGACCCCCAACCTGTGGGGCAACATGGGCATCTTCAGCGGCACCCTGTACGAACGCGAGCAGGACGGCGCGCTGGTGTATTCCACGCGCAACCTGCCCGGGTCACGCGTGTTCCTGAAGTTCACCGTGGCCACCCCGCCCGGCGAGCCGGCGCATGAGGGGCTGGGCAAGGTGGGCACGCCGCAGCTCAACCGCCATGCCAAGCAGTTCAAGGCGGCCGCCAAGGCCACCGGGGTGGACGATGCCTGGCTGCGTGCGATCGCCCATGCCGAAAGCGGCTTCGATGCCGGTGCGATATCGCCCAAGGGTGCGCAGGGCGTGATGCAGCTGATGCCCGATACCGCCACCGAATGGGGCGTGGCCGACCCGCTGTCGGCCGAGCAGTCCATCAACGGGGGCGCGCGCTACATGAAGGCGCTGCTGAAGCGCTACAAGGGCGACCGCACCCTGGCGGCGGCCGCGTACAACGCCGGCATCGGCGCGGTGACCCGCTACAAGGGCGTGCCGCCGTACGCCGAAACCCTGGCGTACGTGGAAAAAGTCAGCGCGTTGTACCAACGCTACCGCGAGGCGATGGGCTTCAAGGTGGAAACGCCGGCGCGCTGA
- the cycA gene encoding D-serine/D-alanine/glycine transporter yields MTDPAVPPEHLRRSLSNRHLQLIAIGGAIGTGLFMGSGKTISLAGPSIVLVYLIIGAMLFFVMRAMGELLLSNLEYKSFIDFSTDLLGPWAGFFCGWTYWFCWIITAIADVIAIAAYAQFWFPELAPWIPALLCVILLLSLNLVTVKLFGEMEFWFALIKIIAICALIITGFGLVAWGFTSPSGHQASFANLYNDGGMFPMGMAGFFAGFQIAVFAFVGIELVGTTAAETADPERNLPKAINSIPVRIIVFYVLALIAIMAVTPWREVVPGKSPFVELFVLAGIPAAASLINFVVLTSATSSANSGIFSTSRMMYGLAEERHAPGFFARLSRAAVPARGLVFSCICLLLGTMLIYLIPNLVTAFTLVTTLAAVLFMFVWSLILCSYIVHRRRRPQLHAASKFKMPGGVFMCGVCLAFFVFVLVLLTLQPDTLYALAISPLWFLLLGLGYAAKRLIER; encoded by the coding sequence ATGACCGATCCCGCCGTGCCGCCGGAACACCTCCGGCGCAGCCTGTCCAACCGCCACCTGCAGCTGATCGCCATTGGTGGCGCCATCGGCACCGGCCTGTTCATGGGCTCGGGCAAGACCATCAGCCTGGCCGGCCCGTCCATCGTGCTGGTCTACCTGATCATCGGCGCGATGCTGTTCTTCGTGATGCGCGCGATGGGCGAGCTGCTGCTGTCCAACCTGGAATACAAGTCGTTCATCGACTTCTCCACCGACCTGCTCGGGCCCTGGGCCGGGTTCTTCTGCGGATGGACCTACTGGTTCTGCTGGATCATCACCGCCATCGCCGATGTGATCGCCATTGCCGCCTATGCGCAGTTCTGGTTTCCCGAGCTGGCGCCCTGGATACCGGCGCTGCTGTGCGTGATCCTGCTGCTCAGCCTGAACCTGGTTACGGTGAAACTGTTCGGTGAAATGGAGTTCTGGTTTGCGCTCATCAAGATCATCGCCATCTGCGCGTTGATCATCACCGGCTTCGGGCTGGTGGCGTGGGGCTTCACCTCGCCGTCGGGCCACCAGGCCTCGTTTGCCAACCTGTACAACGACGGCGGCATGTTCCCGATGGGCATGGCGGGGTTCTTCGCCGGTTTCCAGATTGCGGTGTTCGCCTTCGTCGGCATCGAACTGGTCGGCACCACCGCCGCTGAAACCGCCGATCCCGAACGCAACCTGCCCAAGGCGATCAACTCCATCCCGGTACGCATCATCGTGTTCTACGTGCTGGCGCTGATCGCGATCATGGCCGTCACCCCGTGGCGCGAGGTGGTGCCGGGCAAGAGCCCGTTCGTGGAGCTGTTCGTGCTGGCGGGCATTCCGGCCGCGGCCAGCCTGATCAACTTCGTGGTGCTCACCTCGGCCACCTCGTCGGCCAACAGCGGCATCTTCTCCACCAGCCGCATGATGTACGGGCTGGCCGAAGAGCGGCACGCACCGGGCTTCTTTGCGCGGTTGTCGCGGGCGGCGGTGCCGGCGCGCGGGCTGGTGTTCTCGTGCATCTGCCTGCTGCTGGGCACCATGCTGATCTACCTGATCCCCAACCTGGTCACCGCCTTCACCCTGGTCACCACGCTGGCGGCCGTACTGTTCATGTTCGTGTGGTCGCTGATCCTGTGTTCGTACATCGTGCACCGCCGCCGTCGCCCGCAGCTGCATGCGGCGTCCAAATTCAAGATGCCCGGCGGCGTTTTCATGTGCGGCGTCTGCCTGGCGTTCTTCGTGTTCGTGCTGGTGCTGCTGACCCTGCAGCCGGACACCCTGTACGCGTTGGCGATCAGCCCGCTGTGGTTCCTGTTGCTGGGCCTGGGCTATGCGGCCAAGCGGCTGATCGAACGCTGA
- a CDS encoding YciI family protein, whose product MQFLLLIYIDDGLLQALPGEEYDRLMHDCLQHADALQADGTLVLAQKLEPVHSARTLRTRQGKERIIDGPFAETHELLAGFNLINARDHDDALRIARQFPWSRFGSIEVRPLADMDAERERVGA is encoded by the coding sequence ATGCAATTCCTGCTGCTGATCTACATCGACGACGGCCTGTTGCAGGCCCTGCCCGGCGAGGAATACGACCGCCTCATGCACGACTGCCTGCAGCATGCCGATGCACTGCAGGCCGACGGCACCTTGGTGCTGGCGCAGAAACTGGAACCGGTGCACAGCGCCCGTACCCTGCGCACCCGCCAGGGCAAGGAGCGCATCATCGACGGGCCGTTCGCCGAAACCCACGAACTGCTGGCCGGCTTCAACCTGATCAACGCACGCGACCACGACGACGCACTGCGCATCGCCCGGCAGTTTCCGTGGTCGCGCTTTGGCAGCATCGAAGTGCGGCCGCTGGCCGACATGGACGCCGAGCGCGAACGCGTCGGCGCCTGA
- a CDS encoding tetratricopeptide repeat protein codes for MHRPHHRLALSLLLAMSGMPALAATAAAAPSEDALAQRLTDTIALSEQGDSVGALIGFERVFNDPDLASLDAAQRLEGLVSAGRTAFNARQPQEAQRYLDAALKQAPDDARALYVLGRLKLLQDQPVQGAALITRSLRASDRFLADIDAPLVYRLGDALQEQPDDYRALLEVLFDRQWKVDGLEPTALWLTLATLQADAGQQQRLAATVMRIDAPIEVVALRSDKRFDAVVDRRDPRFDPLQSARRHADALRVSALLQPEASDLAALTDTLLLLGEHAQVLTATDPFTARLTEAGAPRSFPGGAYAAWVLLHRAVAQHRLGQDDQTEATLELASTLTDEGDTVNPLQRLYLASWYLSSAKPARALQTLEGLDEEPMFGEYLRQWIRFSAYRTLGDTARSAQARQWLQANQDEGRSVYVNVLLEEQRTDEAARWVITELQSPRRRQDLLEVMQDFRALPPMPADVDNDARWEALLKRPDVRAALERVGRRETLPIYGRGAWR; via the coding sequence ATGCACCGCCCGCACCATCGCCTCGCCCTGTCCCTGCTGCTGGCGATGTCCGGCATGCCAGCACTCGCCGCGACGGCGGCGGCCGCACCGTCTGAAGATGCCTTGGCGCAACGCCTCACCGACACCATCGCGCTCTCCGAGCAGGGCGACAGCGTGGGTGCGCTGATCGGTTTCGAGCGCGTATTCAACGACCCCGATCTCGCCAGCCTGGATGCAGCGCAGCGCCTGGAAGGCCTGGTCAGTGCCGGGCGCACCGCCTTCAATGCGCGCCAGCCGCAGGAAGCGCAGCGCTATCTGGATGCCGCATTGAAGCAGGCACCCGACGACGCGCGTGCGCTGTACGTGCTGGGTCGCCTGAAGCTGCTGCAGGACCAACCGGTGCAGGGCGCCGCCCTGATCACCCGCTCGCTGCGTGCATCGGACCGGTTCCTGGCCGACATCGATGCCCCGCTGGTGTACCGGCTGGGCGATGCGCTGCAGGAGCAACCCGATGACTACCGCGCGCTGCTGGAGGTGCTGTTCGACCGACAGTGGAAGGTCGATGGCCTGGAGCCGACGGCCTTGTGGCTGACGCTGGCCACGCTGCAGGCCGATGCCGGGCAGCAGCAGCGCCTGGCCGCCACCGTGATGCGTATCGATGCGCCGATCGAAGTGGTCGCGCTGCGCAGCGACAAGCGTTTCGATGCCGTGGTCGACCGCCGCGATCCCCGTTTCGACCCGCTGCAATCGGCGCGTCGCCATGCCGATGCCCTGCGCGTGTCGGCCTTGTTGCAGCCAGAGGCCAGCGACCTCGCCGCGCTCACCGATACCCTGCTGTTGCTGGGCGAGCACGCGCAGGTGCTGACCGCTACGGACCCGTTCACTGCGCGCCTGACCGAGGCCGGCGCCCCGCGCAGCTTCCCCGGTGGTGCCTATGCGGCGTGGGTGCTGCTGCACCGTGCCGTGGCCCAGCACCGGCTGGGCCAGGACGACCAGACAGAGGCAACGCTGGAGCTGGCCAGTACGCTCACCGACGAGGGCGACACGGTGAATCCGCTGCAGCGCCTTTATCTGGCCAGCTGGTATCTGTCCAGCGCCAAACCGGCGCGTGCCCTGCAGACATTGGAGGGGTTGGATGAGGAACCGATGTTCGGCGAGTACCTGCGCCAGTGGATCCGTTTCAGCGCGTACCGCACGCTGGGCGATACCGCGCGCTCGGCGCAGGCCCGCCAGTGGTTGCAGGCCAACCAGGACGAGGGCCGCAGCGTGTACGTAAACGTGCTGCTGGAAGAGCAGCGCACCGACGAGGCGGCACGCTGGGTCATCACCGAACTCCAGTCGCCCCGGCGCCGCCAGGACCTGCTGGAGGTGATGCAGGACTTCCGCGCGCTGCCCCCGATGCCCGCCGACGTGGACAACGACGCACGCTGGGAAGCGCTGCTGAAGCGACCCGATGTGCGCGCCGCGCTGGAACGGGTCGGCCGCCGCGAGACCTTGCCGATCTACGGGCGCGGTGCGTGGCGTTGA
- a CDS encoding LysR family transcriptional regulator — MSALDNIGNLQTFVHVADTRSFVDTGRLLGVSASATGKTITRLEQALGVRLFHRSTRSVTLTAEGERFLLRCRRILDELDTARTELAQQAAAPCGVLRLSLPLVGDLSLPILSAFMATYPGIRLELDFDDRLVDVVEEGFDAVLRVGEPSDSRLSARRLGVFPRYLVASPDYLARRGTPQAPPDLLQHDCLHYRYPSSGKLEPWPLPRAPGEPALELPVSMVANTIEARLAFALAGRGIGYIPEHSVRAALADGRLVRVLPEQIHACGTFHLLWPSGRHVLPKLRVFIDFVSARLTGVSC, encoded by the coding sequence ATGTCGGCATTGGACAACATCGGCAACCTGCAGACCTTCGTGCACGTGGCCGACACCCGCAGCTTCGTCGACACCGGACGCCTGCTCGGCGTGTCGGCCTCGGCCACCGGCAAGACCATCACGCGCCTGGAGCAGGCGCTGGGCGTGCGCCTGTTCCACCGCAGCACGCGCAGCGTGACCCTCACCGCCGAGGGCGAGCGCTTCCTGCTGCGGTGCCGGCGCATCCTCGACGAGCTGGACACCGCCCGCACCGAACTGGCCCAGCAGGCCGCCGCCCCGTGTGGCGTGCTGCGGCTGAGCCTGCCGCTGGTGGGTGACCTCTCGCTGCCGATCCTGTCGGCGTTCATGGCCACCTACCCCGGCATCCGCCTGGAGCTGGATTTCGACGACCGCCTGGTGGATGTGGTCGAGGAAGGCTTCGATGCGGTGCTGCGCGTGGGCGAGCCGTCCGACTCACGGCTCAGCGCGCGACGACTGGGCGTGTTCCCGCGCTACCTGGTGGCCTCGCCGGACTACCTGGCACGGCGCGGCACGCCCCAGGCCCCGCCCGATCTGCTGCAGCACGACTGCCTGCACTACCGCTACCCCAGCAGCGGCAAGCTGGAACCGTGGCCGCTGCCACGCGCGCCCGGAGAACCGGCGCTGGAGCTGCCGGTATCGATGGTGGCCAACACCATCGAGGCGCGCCTGGCCTTCGCGCTGGCCGGGCGCGGTATCGGCTACATCCCCGAGCACTCGGTGCGTGCTGCGCTGGCCGATGGCCGCCTGGTGCGCGTGCTGCCCGAGCAGATCCACGCCTGCGGCACCTTCCACCTGCTGTGGCCGTCGGGCCGCCACGTGCTGCCCAAGCTGCGGGTATTCATCGATTTCGTCAGCGCGCGGCTCACCGGGGTTAGCTGTTGA